The Triplophysa rosa linkage group LG15, Trosa_1v2, whole genome shotgun sequence genome has a segment encoding these proteins:
- the si:dkey-51e6.1 gene encoding 14 kDa phosphohistidine phosphatase translates to MADALSKVPDVEIDPEGKFKYILVNIKVKGGTDNKVIVRGTKSAEYHNHIFEKVNPAMETLGLECSCLGGGKIEHISNDKKLHVFGESTGYGKADHAVTVEKIKSVYKDYEVTME, encoded by the exons ATGGCCGACGCTCTGAGCAAAGTGCCCGACGTTGAGATTGATCCGGAGGGaaagtttaaatacattttagtgaATATAAAGGTTAAAGGTGGAACGGATAATAAAGTGATAGTGAGGGGAACTAAGAGTGCGGAGTACCACA ATCACATATTTGAAAAAGTGAATCCTGCTATGGAGACTTTGGGATTGGAGTGCAGTTGTCTTGGAGGAGGCAAGATTGAGCACATCAGCAATGATAAGAAACTGCACGTGTTTGGGGAGTCTACG GGCTATGGAAAGGCTGACCATGCTGTCACAGTGGAAAAGATCAAATCTGTCTATAAAGATTATGAAGTCACTATGGAATAA